The sequence CCGCCGCTTTTAGTGGTGAAGTATATATCAAAAATGTGATTGATCGCCTCAAGGCTCACCCCACCCGCATTGTCGCTCACACTGATCTCTAGACGACCATTGAGGCGTTTGATGGAGAGAGTGATTTTCCCTTTTTTGATTCTCTTTCTGGCTTTGGCTTCTAAAATCGCATCTTTGGCGTTATTGATGAGGTTAAGCAGGGTCTGCATGAACTCATTGGGATAGCCTGTGGCGATGAAAGGGCGAGGAGAATCTTGAATATCTAGCTTCAGGTCAATGTAGTTGTATCGAATGTTGTGGCGGCAGAGCTCTAGGAGCTTTTGAGACACACTGACTACATTAAAAGAGCATTTTTGTTTGGAGGGGCGAACAAACTCTTGAAAATCGTTGAGCGTGTCACTCATGTAGGTCACTTGGGTCATGGTCTCTTTGGTGTACTCCTCAAGAATCGCAGGAGCGAGAGAGCCTTTGCGGCTTTTATAAACAAGCTCTTGGACAATGGTGGATATTTCGACCAGAGGGCTTTTCCATTGGTGGGCGATAGAGGAGAATATTTCACCAATTTCAGCCAGCTTGCTCTGCTGTATCTGAAACTGCCTTTGGCGCTCTAGCTCCTCTTTGATACGCCGCTCTTTGGTCATATCAAAGAGGATGGTCACTACACCCGCCACTTTTTCGCTTTTGTCGTGATATTCGGAGGCTTGAACCAAGAAGCTGAGCGTCTCGCCTTCGTGGTTTTTAAAGTCAATATCATATTGCTCGCCTTCCCCTTGGAGTACTTTAGTGAGAAGACCCTCGAGCACGGGTGTATGTAAATCCCCGCAGATATCATAGACGCTCCTTCCTACTAGGCGATCTTTAGAGATTCCCAAAAGGCGGGTGAATTGAGCATTGCAATCGATTAAGAATCCTCTAGAATCACGCCAAAAGATGGGATTTTCGACGGAGCGCAGCAGAAGGTCGTTGAACTCGATCTTCTCATGCAAAAGCTCTTCGGCATTCATTCGCTTGATGAGATTCCAAAAGAGCATAAAGGCAAAAACAAGTACAAAGGGAAAAAATACAAAGACGTAATTAATGAGATCTCGATGTCGATCAAAAAAGTCCAAAGGGCGGTTAATTACTTCAAAACGAGAGAAAAACTCTGTTGTTTTCATAGGGGAGAGATCAATCTCCTTAAGCCTTGGATAAGAGAGTTGATAGAGATATTCATCGAAGGTCTTAAAATAGGGCGCACTCACTTCGTTGGAGAGAATTTTGAGTGCCAAGTCTCCTGTGGCTTCACCAAGGCGCTCGATGGGAACGAGCTTCCCCCCTAAAGCTCCTTTGTCGATAAAAAGAGTATCGGTCACAAAGACAGGAGTTTTTAGCTGGCCAATCATTTCAGCGATCTCTTTGTTTTGATAGAGTCTTCCAAGTTTGTCTTGATAAAAGCGGACAAAGAGGATGGCGCGAGAAGGGTTGTAATGAGAGAAAGTTTCTAAAATCTCCTCTCTCGTGGAGGAGCGAATATAGTTGATCTCTAGATGGGGGCTGAACTCCGCGATCGCCTCACGAATAAAACCCTCGCTATCGTCACCATTTTTGCTGATGTCATTGATGATATAGAGCTCTTTGAGGTTGGGAAAGAGCTTGGTGGCAATTTGGATATTTTCAGGGATAGCGCGCCGCTCTAAAAGGCCAAAAACCTTATCCGAAAGCCCCAATCTCTCTAGTCTGGCTGCATCAAAACGTTCCAATCCCGTAAAGAGCACCAGCTCATCTTTGAACATATCCTCGTAATGCTCTGTGACAAACTCAAAAGCAAAGTTGTCCACAGCAATGATAAGATCATACTTTCGCCCTTTAAACTGAAGGCGGTAGAGCTGACTTAAGCTTTCAAAATATTCATTAGAGTGGATTCGCTTGGAATCCATGTAGAGCACGCTGGTTTCGATTTTGCTTTTATCAGCAAAGCTTTTCTCAATTCCTTTGATGACATCACCGCTCCATTGGAATCCGCGATGATAAGAGTTGATGACAAGAATCTGAAGCTTGGATTCGCCAAAAAGGGGAAGAAGGAAGAGGAGAAGTCCCAGCCAAATTTTCACGACCAACCTTTGAGTGAGTTTGTCGGAGTATTTTAGCCAAAAAAGAGCGGATGGTGGCTGCTAAAACCATCCGCTCTTGAACTTATAAGAAAGGGGAAAATGGAAAATTCTCTCAAAAATAGAACGCCTCAAAGAGTCACCGACTTCAAGGGCTTTAGAGAGGGAATCTTGTTCTGCGGCAGCCCTAGGATTGAAAGAGACGGAGTGAAGATCCTAAGCAGTGCCGCAGAAAGAGAATCCCTGTGAAGAGATTCCCTTTCTTGGATTAATAGGTGGAGAAGATCTTTTGGATCGCCTCTCTATCACTAGTTTTGGTGAGGGCTAACATAAGAAGCACTCTGGCTTTTTGAGGGTTGAGACTCTCTGTAGCCACAAAACCAAGTTTCTTATCATCCACTTCAGCCTCTTGGGTGGTGGAACCACTGCCCACTCTAGAGCTTCGAGCGACGACTACGCCTGATTTGGCTGCTTTTTCAAGAGCATTTTGAGTCAAAGGGAAAGGGTTCCCATTGCCCATGCCTGCATGGATGATTCCTTTGGCTCCTGCCTGAAGGGCTGCATTGACTAAAACATCAGTATCATCGGGGTGAGCGTAAAGAATATCGACTCTGGGGAGTTCTTCGATTTTGCTAATATCAAACTCACTTGCAAGGGTGTGAGGTCGAACGGATTGAGTGAAATACTCGACTTTGCCATAATAGACTGTGCCGATTTTACCTGTGTTGGGCGAAGCAAATGCATTGACTGCGGTGGTGTTGAGCTTGGTCGCTTCTCTGGCGGCGTGAATCTCATCGTTCATCACAATCACCACTCCTTTGTTAGTAGAGGCTTTGTTGATCGCTACATTCACGGCGTTATAGAGATTCATGGGGCCATCAGCACTCATGGAAGAGCCTGAGCGCATGGCGCCTACAAGGACGACAGGTTTTTGGCTTTTCACCGTGAGGTTGAGGAAGAAAGCGGTCTCTTCCATGGTGTCAGTTCCATGGGTGATGATCACGGCTTCGGTCTCTTTTTGGGCGAGGAGCTCATTGACACGCTTGGCTAGTTTAAGCCACACCTTACCCGTCATCTCTTGGGAGCCAATGCTTGAGATCTGTTCACCCTTGATGGTGGCTAGGTCGTTGATGGCAGGGACGGCTGCAAGAAGCTTATCAACGGTGACTGCTCCAGCAGAGTAGCTACTCTTGACGCTAGATTCCCCCGAACCAGCGATGGTGCCTCCTGTGGCTAGGATAGTCACTTGGGGTTTAGCCATCAAAACAGAGGCGCTCATGAGTGCCAAAACAGCGGTTTTTTTCCATGCATTCATTCTAATCTCCTTGTGTCAAGTTAAAATCACAACAGCCCAAGGAGAGTCTTGGGCTGCAACAGCGAATTAGAGTAAGATGGGAGCGACGATGAAGCCAAGGGCTACAGAGATGCCAATGGCAAGGACGCCAGGAACAATGAAGGGGTGGTTGAAAACAAATTTCCCGATTCGAGTTGAACCTGTATCATCCATCTGAACCGCCGCTAGAAGTGTAGGATAAGTAGGAAGAACAAAAAGGGCGCTAACGGCAGCAAATGAGGCGATGAGCGTCACTGGATCCACGCTAAGAGCGATGGCTGCGGGGATGAGCGCCTTGGCAGTTGCAGCTTGAGAGTAGAGCAGCATGCTGGCGAAAAAGAGTGTGATGGCTAGCATCCAAGGGTGACCCTCAAGAATTCCGCCTGCAAAGCCTTTGATGTCATTAATGTGGTTGCTCACGAAAGTATCGCCCAGCCAAGCCACCCCAAGAACGCAGATGCACGCTGTCATACCCGACTTGAAAGTCGAGGCGTTGAGCACGGCATCGGTGTCGATCTTGGCAAACATCGCGATAAGAGTGGCGGTGGTGAGCATGAACATCATGATCGCCGAATCTCTACCCACGATAGGGTTTTGAATGAGGCCAACGTTTTTGCTGATAGCCGTAGCATAGAAGACCACCGCGAGGATTCCAACAAGGAATATAAGCACGGAGAGTTTAGCGCCAGGCTTAGCAACGTATTGGGTTTGACCTCGAAGTTTGACCATTCCTTTGGCGACACGCTCTTGATAGACAGGGTCTTTAGAGAGGTCGGTGTTAAAGAGGTTGCAGATAAAGGCGGTGATCATGCACCCAATAAAAGTGGTAGGGATACAAATCGCCAAGAGTTGCAAATAACCTACACCAAGAGGCTCAAGCGCTCCACTCATGAAGACCACGGCCGCGGAGACAGGAGAGGCGGTGATGGCAATTTGAGAGGCGACCACGGCAATACTCAAGGGCACAGAGGGTTTCACGCCCTGTTCTTTAGCCACCTTGGCAATCACGGGAAGGGTTGAGAAGGCGGTGTGTCCCGTTCCTGCAAGGAGTGTCATAAAGTAGGTGACCACGGGAGCCAAGAAGGTGATATGCTTGGGCTGGCTTCTTAGAAGCTTTTCGGCCAAATGGACGAGATAGTCCAAGCCTCCAGCCACTTGCATGGCGGCAATGGCAGCAATAACGGACATGATGATAAGGATAACATCAATGGGGATGCTCCCAGGCTTGAGTCCAAGCCCAAGGCACAAAACGATCATTCCTAATCCGCCTGCATAACCAATGGCAATGCCACCAAGGCGGACGCCAAGGAAAATGGCGGCCAAAACAACGAGAATCTCGAAGACTAACATACTCTATCCTTCTTATTTTTTTGTTAGAGTGACGACTTTGGGCTTGATCATGTTTTCGGGTCGAATAATCTCTTCTAGCTCTTCTTTGCTAAGAAGTTTGCGCTCTAGGACGATATCGTGGACGGACTTGCCTGACTCTAGCGCCTCTTTGGCCACTGAAGTGGAGTTCTCATATCCGATGTAGGGGTTGAGCGCTGTGACGAGTCCGATGCTCTTAAGGACATAGTCGCGGCAGTTGTCAGCGTTGGCGGTGATTCCATTCACGCATTTTTCAGCCAAAGTTTCAAAAGCTCTTCTCATCATGTTGATAGAGCTAAAGAGGCTAAAGGCGATGACGGGCTCAAAAACGTTGAGCTGAAGCTGACCCCCTTCAGAGGCAATAGTTACAGTCATGTCGGCGCCAATAACGTGGTAGCAGACCTGATTGACCACTTCGGGAATCACAGGATTAACCTTTCCAGGCATAATGGAGCTACCAGGCTGCATAGGGGGAAGATTGATCTCGCTAAGTCCCGCTCTTGGGCCTGAGCTAAGGAGTCTTAGATCGTTGCAGATTTTGGAGACTTTGGTGGAGACACGCTTAAGAACACCAGAGATTTGGACATAAGCCCCTGTGTCTTGAGTCGCCTCAACAAGATCGCTGGCGGTGATAAAGGGTCGGCCTGTGACCTCTTGAAGTTTTTTCTCTACAAGCGTAGCGTAGTCAGGGTGAGAGTTGATTCCTGTTCCAATCGCGGTTGCCCCAAGGTTCATCTCTCGAACAAGGTTTCTAGCCTCTAGCACGCGATCGATATCTTCGGTCATCATGACGGCGTAGGTTTTAAACTCTTGACCTAGGGTCATGGGCACAGCGTCTTGGAGCTGGGTTCGACCCATCTTGATGATATCTTTGAATTCCTCGGCCTTTTTGGCAAAAGAGTCTCTTAGGATTCCCATGGAGACGGTGAGCTCGATGAGTTTTTCATACAGGGCAACGCGGAATGCCGTAGGATAGGCATCATTAGTAGATTGTGAGAGGTTGACGTGGTTGTTGGGGTGGCAATGTTTATATTCACCCTTTTTATGTCCCATGAGCTCAAGTGCGACGTTGGCGATCACTTCATTGGCGTTCATGTTGGTGGAAGTTCCAGCGCCTCCTTGGATGGCATCCACGACGAATTGGTCGTGATATTTTCCAGCGATGATGAGATCGCACGCTTCGCAGATGGCGTTTTTGATCTTCTCATCCAAGAGCCCAAGCTCAAAGTTGGCGAGTGCAGCGGCTTTTTTGACTTTAGCGAGTGAAGCAATGAAAGTGGGCATGCTTGAGAGTAGGACGCCTGAGATGTGGAAGTTCTCTTTCGCTCTAGCAGTTTGAACTCCATAATAGCAGTCGTTACTTAGCTCTAAGTCCCCAATAAGATCGTGTTCTATTCGTGTAGATGCCATAACATCCCCCTCTGAAAGTATTTTAGGTTTAGGCGAGGAGGGGCTAAACCCTTTCGCCTAATCGAGGAGGAGTATAGGGGGCGGTTATGACAAAAAAATGACTTTTAGCGTCGTTTGAAGGAGAGAAGCTCTGATTTGATTTTGTGATACATATACTCTTTAGAGTGAAGATCAAGAGATAGAATTTCGCCTAGGATCTCTTTGAAATCATTTTCTCCAATTACACGCTCTTTAGCGCACTCTTGGGTGGTGTCTAGGAAGACCTCGCCAATCCCATTGCTGAGGTAGTTAAGGTTGATTCCCTCTTGGTTGGCAATCTCAATCATCGACTTGGTGAGATTATCATCTCTTTTGAACTTAATCACCGCTTGTTCGGACATGCCGTACTTTTGAGCGATCACCTTGTTTTCAAACTTTCCATACTTTTTCTCGATCGCTGTTTTAAAGCGCTGACCGATAGTCTCTTTCATGTTTCTTCCTTTCTAGATGTGATAATTTATTTGTGTGTGGCAACCTGTGACATTAATGCAATTATATAACAAAAATAGCTTTTAAAAAAGTAAATTTTGAAAAATAATTGTAAATATTTTTTGAATAGGGGGAGTTTTTGAGAGAAGGTATCGTAGAATCTCTCCTGTTTTCCGATGTTTAAAGGAGATGATCAATGTTTGAAATTTCTCACGCCACCCCTGGCGATTCCAAAGAGGCGGTAGGGCTACTCAGGGAAGCCATGGGGGAGATTGCCATGACTTTGACTCAAGAGAGCGATGAGGAGAGGATTTTGTCAGCTTTAGAGGAGTATTTCAAAAATCCCAGCACCCGAATAGGTTATCCTAGGGTGTGGCTCTATAGAGAGAAAGATGAGATTTTGGGCGCGATCAATCTCTATCTTGGAGACGAGGCAAAGAGGCTGGATGAGGCGATTTTAGAATCGATTCGGAATCGAGGTAAACATCTTGAAGCCCTAGAGGTTGAATGCGAGGAGGGGGATTTATATATCGATTCTATCGCAGTTTCACCCAAAGCTAGGGGCCGAGGGATTGCCAAAAAATTGATCGAACACGCCTATGGTGAAGCTAGGCGCCTAGGGGCAAGTCAACTCTCTTTGGTGGTGGATTGTGATAAAATCGAGGTCAAAGAATACTACGCGAGGCTTGGCTTTGTCACAGAGGGTGAGAAGTGGTTAGGCGGACACCTCTACTATCGTATGAAAAAGCCGCTTGTTTGAGGGCAAAGGAGAGAAGATTGCACTTTTTGATTCAAGGAATCCTCTATCTAGGGATAGGAATCTCTCTAGCGGGATGCCTCTATCCCAACAAATGTGGGGTTTCGACCTATCTTTATGATGACAAAGAGGCCTACTATGACTCCCAAGGAACCTATAGAGAGAAGTGTCCTCCCAATAATGTCATGAATTATCGTGATTTGGGGGTCAAAGGTGCAGAGTGAAATCGTCGCTTCGCTCATTTTGGAGCGTGAAGAGGCGTGGCTTTCTCGTCGAGATATTGCCCCTTTAAGGGAACGATTGAAACACCTCCCTCAATTAGAGGGCGTGAGCGTGGGGCTAGAGGGTGAGGCGGTGAGCCTTTTTTGGGGTGAGATTAAAGAGGAGGAGAGGCAAGAGATCTATGAGTGCGCTAAAGCTCTGGTGCCTTGGCGCAAAGGACCTTTTTGGGTGGGAGACTTTTTGATTGATAGCGAGTGGGTCAGCGCCAAAAAATATGCCCTCCTGGAGCCTCATTTTGATCTTTGCAACAAGGATGTAGCCGATATTGGGTGCAATAATGGCTACTATATGTTCAGGATGTGGGGGCAAAAGCCCAAAAGCCTCACGGGCTTTGATCCCTCACCCCTTTGTCGCACGCAGTTTGATTTCATCAATCACTTCATCCAAGCACCCATTCGCTTTGAGCTTTTGGGGGTGGAACATTTAGAAGGGTATGGCAAGCTCTTTGATGTGATTTTTTGTTTGGGCGTGCTTTATCATCGAAGCGATCCCATTCAGACGCTCAAAAGTCTCTACAAAGGGCTAGCCAAAGGGGGAGAGCTCCTCTTGGATACGCTCATGATCGAAGGAGAGGAGGAGGTGGCGCTCACGCCCAAGGATCGCTACGCCAAGATGTCCAATGTCTATTTTATCCCCACTTTTAAGGCGCTTAGCCATTGGCTCCATCGCGCGGGATTTGAGAGAGTGGAGAAGCTAGAGATTGCCAAGACGGGATTGGATGAGCAGAGGAAAACAGAGTGGATCAACTCTCAAAGTCTCGAAGACTTTCTTGATCCTTGCTCGCATGATCGCACCATTGAGGGCTATCCAGCCCCTAGACGAATCTACGTCAAAGCCTACAAAGGAGCCTAAAATTCATGGACACACTCAATAGCCCTGAAGAGATTGATCTCCCAAAAACTCAAGAGGAGTTTGTTCCCCAGCGAGTCTACACAGATGCTGACCCTGCCTTTGGAGAGCTCAAGGAGCTTGGCAAGGGGGTGGCAAAAGTGTGGCTTGTAACAACCAAGGCTATGGCTTCAGATAGTATGGGGCTGGTGCACGCGGGCTTTATCTTCTCCTCGGCCAACTTCAGCGCCATGTGCGCCATCAATGACCCTAATGCGA comes from Wolinella succinogenes DSM 1740 and encodes:
- a CDS encoding GNAT family N-acetyltransferase, with amino-acid sequence MFEISHATPGDSKEAVGLLREAMGEIAMTLTQESDEERILSALEEYFKNPSTRIGYPRVWLYREKDEILGAINLYLGDEAKRLDEAILESIRNRGKHLEALEVECEEGDLYIDSIAVSPKARGRGIAKKLIEHAYGEARRLGASQLSLVVDCDKIEVKEYYARLGFVTEGEKWLGGHLYYRMKKPLV
- a CDS encoding ATP-binding protein codes for the protein MKIWLGLLLFLLPLFGESKLQILVINSYHRGFQWSGDVIKGIEKSFADKSKIETSVLYMDSKRIHSNEYFESLSQLYRLQFKGRKYDLIIAVDNFAFEFVTEHYEDMFKDELVLFTGLERFDAARLERLGLSDKVFGLLERRAIPENIQIATKLFPNLKELYIINDISKNGDDSEGFIREAIAEFSPHLEINYIRSSTREEILETFSHYNPSRAILFVRFYQDKLGRLYQNKEIAEMIGQLKTPVFVTDTLFIDKGALGGKLVPIERLGEATGDLALKILSNEVSAPYFKTFDEYLYQLSYPRLKEIDLSPMKTTEFFSRFEVINRPLDFFDRHRDLINYVFVFFPFVLVFAFMLFWNLIKRMNAEELLHEKIEFNDLLLRSVENPIFWRDSRGFLIDCNAQFTRLLGISKDRLVGRSVYDICGDLHTPVLEGLLTKVLQGEGEQYDIDFKNHEGETLSFLVQASEYHDKSEKVAGVVTILFDMTKERRIKEELERQRQFQIQQSKLAEIGEIFSSIAHQWKSPLVEISTIVQELVYKSRKGSLAPAILEEYTKETMTQVTYMSDTLNDFQEFVRPSKQKCSFNVVSVSQKLLELCRHNIRYNYIDLKLDIQDSPRPFIATGYPNEFMQTLLNLINNAKDAILEAKARKRIKKGKITLSIKRLNGRLEISVSDNAGGVSLEAINHIFDIYFTTKSGGHGIGLYMAKVIIEDKMGGKINVSNTEEGACFRIELHDENTHS
- the cmoB gene encoding tRNA 5-methoxyuridine(34)/uridine 5-oxyacetic acid(34) synthase CmoB, whose translation is MLEREEAWLSRRDIAPLRERLKHLPQLEGVSVGLEGEAVSLFWGEIKEEERQEIYECAKALVPWRKGPFWVGDFLIDSEWVSAKKYALLEPHFDLCNKDVADIGCNNGYYMFRMWGQKPKSLTGFDPSPLCRTQFDFINHFIQAPIRFELLGVEHLEGYGKLFDVIFCLGVLYHRSDPIQTLKSLYKGLAKGGELLLDTLMIEGEEEVALTPKDRYAKMSNVYFIPTFKALSHWLHRAGFERVEKLEIAKTGLDEQRKTEWINSQSLEDFLDPCSHDRTIEGYPAPRRIYVKAYKGA
- a CDS encoding anaerobic C4-dicarboxylate transporter; translated protein: MLVFEILVVLAAIFLGVRLGGIAIGYAGGLGMIVLCLGLGLKPGSIPIDVILIIMSVIAAIAAMQVAGGLDYLVHLAEKLLRSQPKHITFLAPVVTYFMTLLAGTGHTAFSTLPVIAKVAKEQGVKPSVPLSIAVVASQIAITASPVSAAVVFMSGALEPLGVGYLQLLAICIPTTFIGCMITAFICNLFNTDLSKDPVYQERVAKGMVKLRGQTQYVAKPGAKLSVLIFLVGILAVVFYATAISKNVGLIQNPIVGRDSAIMMFMLTTATLIAMFAKIDTDAVLNASTFKSGMTACICVLGVAWLGDTFVSNHINDIKGFAGGILEGHPWMLAITLFFASMLLYSQAATAKALIPAAIALSVDPVTLIASFAAVSALFVLPTYPTLLAAVQMDDTGSTRIGKFVFNHPFIVPGVLAIGISVALGFIVAPILL
- a CDS encoding type II asparaginase; translation: MNAWKKTAVLALMSASVLMAKPQVTILATGGTIAGSGESSVKSSYSAGAVTVDKLLAAVPAINDLATIKGEQISSIGSQEMTGKVWLKLAKRVNELLAQKETEAVIITHGTDTMEETAFFLNLTVKSQKPVVLVGAMRSGSSMSADGPMNLYNAVNVAINKASTNKGVVIVMNDEIHAAREATKLNTTAVNAFASPNTGKIGTVYYGKVEYFTQSVRPHTLASEFDISKIEELPRVDILYAHPDDTDVLVNAALQAGAKGIIHAGMGNGNPFPLTQNALEKAAKSGVVVARSSRVGSGSTTQEAEVDDKKLGFVATESLNPQKARVLLMLALTKTSDREAIQKIFSTY
- the aspA gene encoding aspartate ammonia-lyase, producing the protein MASTRIEHDLIGDLELSNDCYYGVQTARAKENFHISGVLLSSMPTFIASLAKVKKAAALANFELGLLDEKIKNAICEACDLIIAGKYHDQFVVDAIQGGAGTSTNMNANEVIANVALELMGHKKGEYKHCHPNNHVNLSQSTNDAYPTAFRVALYEKLIELTVSMGILRDSFAKKAEEFKDIIKMGRTQLQDAVPMTLGQEFKTYAVMMTEDIDRVLEARNLVREMNLGATAIGTGINSHPDYATLVEKKLQEVTGRPFITASDLVEATQDTGAYVQISGVLKRVSTKVSKICNDLRLLSSGPRAGLSEINLPPMQPGSSIMPGKVNPVIPEVVNQVCYHVIGADMTVTIASEGGQLQLNVFEPVIAFSLFSSINMMRRAFETLAEKCVNGITANADNCRDYVLKSIGLVTALNPYIGYENSTSVAKEALESGKSVHDIVLERKLLSKEELEEIIRPENMIKPKVVTLTKK
- a CDS encoding PaaI family thioesterase; amino-acid sequence: MDTLNSPEEIDLPKTQEEFVPQRVYTDADPAFGELKELGKGVAKVWLVTTKAMASDSMGLVHAGFIFSSANFSAMCAINDPNAILIGADSKFLAPIEVGNEIEFRARALQNDTKKREVKVEGYVLDIKVFDAMFYVAMFDHHIFKLRITERKKPS